Genomic window (Sphingomonas japonica):
CCTCTGCGACCGGATGACGTCGCGGACGGTGCGGATCGTGCGCGCGACGTCGGGCGGCAGATCGGCGTCCTGCTGCGCGATCGCGAACTGGCGGTCGGCGGATTGCGGGCGGCCGCTCAGCAGCATCGCCTTGCCCAGTTCCAGCCGGACGCGGGTCTGGCCGGGATCGTCGGCCAGGATCGCCTGATACTGGGCGATCGCGGTTGCGTGATCGCCGGTTTCGGCGGCGAGCATCCCGGTCAGATAGCGTGTTTCGAAACGCCGGTCGGGCAATTGTTGGAGCGCGGCAAGCATCGGCCGCGCCTCGTCGAAGCGCTTGGCCGCGATCAGCGCCTGGACCTCGCCGAGCAGCTGGTCGGGCGTCAGCCGCGCCTTGCACGTCTGTGCGACGCAGCGGTCGAGCAGCGTTTGCGCCTGCGCCCCCGGGGCCGACACTGCCGCCGCGAGCGCGAGCGCTCCGGCGGCGCGCATCATTTCTTGCCCGTGAACGCGCCGACGATGTCGATGCGCTCGTCAGGCGTACCGCCGACGATGCGGAAGCCGGCGCCGATCTCCTCGCCGTTCGGCCCGAAAAACGCCCCGTCGAGGCTTGAGCCCGCGATCGACACGGTGAAGTCGTCCATGCCGGGGCGCGTGAAGCTGGCCTTGTCGAAACTGCCGGTAAAGCCGCCCTTGTTGATCAGGTCGAGCGTGGCGGTGGCAGACGCGGCGAAGCGCGAACCGGCCGGCAGCGCTGAAGCCCAGCTGGTATAGGCATCGAGCGTCGGCGCGTGGACGGTGCCGGTCAGTTCGGTGGTGACCGCCAGCGAGGCGAAATCGACCGACGTCGTGTTCGATCCCTCGATCCATTGCAGGTAGCTCGGGAAGCCGGGATCGGTGTCGCCCATCGGATTGAACACCATGCTGGCGATCATGTCGCCGGTGAAGCTGGCCGATCCGGTCTTGGGCACGGCGCCGTTTGCGGTGCGCTCGCCGAAGACGAACGCGGCGCGGTCGAGGCCGTAATTCTGTTGCAGTGCAGGTGGCGCCCCGTCCTCGCTGACTTCATTGGCCGACAGCACATTGCGGACGAATCCTGCATAGGTGACGTATTTGGTCGTCGTGCCGGGCTTTTGATAGAACAGCGTGTTGACCGTGGAGGAGGAGCCCGCCGCGCCGACGAAATAGTCGCTTCGC
Coding sequences:
- a CDS encoding transferrin-binding protein-like solute binding protein produces the protein MRTLVILGSATMLAACGGDTGAQSAGSVAPPTGPAATHSFVNPTETKTYEGLGGVQSYDYSTRSDQGYQDGQLYAADANTARSSGISVAYNPRDAIFELTISQPLGNVEVAAFRFQDPQHRTDFDGAVGPQAGVPEFAANKQIQYLQADAATDTGSALSGNDPLADGAERSDYFVGAAGSSSTVNTLFYQKPGTTTKYVTYAGFVRNVLSANEVSEDGAPPALQQNYGLDRAAFVFGERTANGAVPKTGSASFTGDMIASMVFNPMGDTDPGFPSYLQWIEGSNTTSVDFASLAVTTELTGTVHAPTLDAYTSWASALPAGSRFAASATATLDLINKGGFTGSFDKASFTRPGMDDFTVSIAGSSLDGAFFGPNGEEIGAGFRIVGGTPDERIDIVGAFTGKK